The Myxococcales bacterium genome has a segment encoding these proteins:
- a CDS encoding HU family DNA-binding protein — translation MTKAELIERVAARKDLPRGLTKKALAQLVDAVFLEMGDYFIRARIGKSPPRFTYPGFGTFTKRKKNARTVRNPQTGEPIVIPTQATVSFTPSQDLKSLMNELGQPRRARQR, via the coding sequence ATGACTAAGGCAGAGCTCATAGAGAGGGTGGCAGCGCGGAAGGACCTTCCCCGCGGGTTGACCAAGAAGGCCTTGGCCCAGCTGGTGGATGCCGTGTTTCTGGAGATGGGCGACTACTTCATCCGAGCCCGCATTGGCAAGTCACCGCCTCGCTTTACCTACCCGGGTTTTGGGACCTTCACGAAGCGCAAGAAGAACGCGCGTACGGTGCGAAATCCTCAGACGGGTGAGCCCATCGTGATCCCCACGCAGGCAACGGTGTCGTTCACCCCCAGCCAGGACCTTAAGTCACTCATGAACGAACTCGGCCAACCTCGCCGAGCTCGGCAGCGCTGA
- a CDS encoding CoA transferase subunit A: protein MSAGQHLTKAGSGKLVASAREALEGLSDGMRVMAGGFGLCGNAEHCIAEIARRQVKGLTIISNNCGNQGQGLAVLLQQQQVSHVICSFIGGNPDLEAQYLTGTIKVELNPQGTLAERIRAGGAGLGGFYTPTGVGTIVAEGKEVREFDGRLHVFERPLRADFAIVRAALGDPDGNLRFYRTSRNFNPLVAMAATVTVVEVDRLVGRGELDPDDIHLPGLFVHRIFEATAHKNVIEHRTTRPRTPPQER, encoded by the coding sequence ATGAGTGCAGGTCAACACCTAACGAAGGCAGGCTCGGGTAAGCTCGTGGCCTCCGCGCGCGAAGCGCTCGAGGGGCTGTCCGACGGCATGCGGGTCATGGCGGGAGGATTCGGGTTGTGCGGCAACGCCGAACATTGCATTGCCGAAATCGCACGAAGGCAAGTCAAGGGTCTGACCATCATCAGCAACAACTGCGGGAACCAGGGCCAGGGGCTGGCCGTGTTGCTCCAGCAGCAGCAAGTCAGCCACGTCATCTGTAGCTTCATCGGCGGCAACCCAGACCTGGAAGCTCAGTACCTCACGGGAACGATCAAGGTAGAGCTGAACCCGCAAGGCACGCTCGCCGAACGCATCCGCGCCGGCGGCGCAGGCCTCGGGGGCTTCTACACGCCCACGGGGGTTGGCACCATCGTGGCCGAGGGCAAGGAGGTACGGGAGTTCGACGGGCGTCTCCACGTATTCGAGCGCCCCCTACGTGCCGACTTCGCGATCGTACGCGCCGCTCTGGGCGATCCCGATGGGAACTTACGATTTTACCGAACGTCCCGGAACTTCAACCCACTCGTAGCCATGGCGGCCACGGTCACCGTGGTCGAGGTGGATCGCCTGGTGGGCCGGGGCGAACTCGACCCTGACGACATCCACCTTCCGGGCCTCTTCGTACACCGTATCTTCGAGGCGACCGCCCACAAAAACGTGATCGAACACCGCACCACCCGGCCAAGGACGCCCCCGCAAGAAAGGTGA
- a CDS encoding aminotransferase class III-fold pyridoxal phosphate-dependent enzyme — translation MKTPPSPSVSSAPAQNGRALFTWSAQNEAVPLSITGGRGARFETADGARWLDLGSMVWNANLGQGHPGMRQALVAAAERALVVSPASVFPDKLAAAEKLLAIAPPGLADGKVFICLSGAEANENAVKIALQVTGRKKIIHRTRSYHGATLGMLALSGDPRRLGFEVGVSVGVPWDDPYLVGPGAGGLEELIEAQGPDDIAAVLLEGVVGANGVEPPPAGYYQNIRRICDRHGVLFIADEVLSGFGRTGRWFAVDHDHTSPDLLVCGKGLTAGYAPGGAVVVSPRIARHFDQIPLRCGLTSYAHPLTCAAIVAAIDAYKEESLIARAEQLGAWLSQRLLTWARARAFVHEVRGLGLLWAIELREPGSDRPAHPARMQQLAAGLRQKHLHVLKRDNLVFLAPPLVISEEELEEGLAHLGSALDQIWG, via the coding sequence ATGAAAACACCCCCCTCCCCCTCCGTCTCCTCAGCGCCCGCGCAGAACGGGCGGGCGTTGTTTACCTGGAGCGCCCAGAACGAAGCCGTCCCCCTCAGCATTACCGGTGGGCGCGGCGCCCGCTTCGAGACAGCCGATGGAGCCCGCTGGCTCGACCTCGGCAGCATGGTGTGGAACGCCAACCTGGGGCAGGGACATCCCGGCATGCGCCAGGCCCTCGTGGCGGCCGCCGAGCGGGCCCTGGTGGTAAGCCCCGCCTCGGTTTTCCCCGACAAACTCGCTGCCGCCGAAAAGCTGCTCGCGATCGCGCCCCCTGGTTTGGCCGATGGCAAGGTGTTCATCTGCCTCTCGGGCGCCGAAGCCAATGAGAACGCCGTCAAGATCGCTCTGCAGGTCACCGGTCGCAAGAAGATCATCCACCGTACGCGCAGTTACCACGGCGCCACGCTCGGCATGCTCGCCCTATCAGGCGATCCCCGACGCCTGGGGTTCGAGGTCGGGGTTTCCGTGGGCGTTCCCTGGGATGATCCCTACCTTGTAGGGCCGGGGGCCGGCGGTCTCGAAGAGCTCATTGAGGCGCAAGGGCCGGACGACATTGCTGCCGTATTGCTCGAGGGCGTGGTGGGCGCCAACGGCGTGGAGCCCCCACCCGCAGGGTACTATCAGAACATTCGCCGCATCTGCGATCGCCACGGGGTTCTCTTCATCGCTGACGAAGTGTTATCCGGCTTCGGCAGGACGGGGCGATGGTTCGCGGTAGACCACGACCACACGTCCCCCGATCTCTTGGTTTGTGGCAAAGGACTCACCGCCGGTTATGCGCCCGGCGGCGCCGTGGTGGTAAGCCCGCGCATCGCACGGCATTTCGACCAAATCCCCTTGCGCTGTGGCCTCACCAGCTACGCGCATCCGCTCACCTGCGCGGCGATCGTGGCCGCGATCGACGCCTACAAGGAAGAATCCCTCATTGCCCGAGCGGAGCAACTCGGAGCGTGGCTCTCGCAGCGCCTGCTCACCTGGGCACGCGCGCGCGCGTTCGTTCACGAGGTACGCGGCTTGGGCCTTCTCTGGGCAATCGAGCTGCGGGAGCCCGGCAGCGACAGGCCCGCCCACCCGGCCCGCATGCAGCAGTTGGCCGCAGGGCTTCGGCAGAAACACCTTCACGTGCTCAAGCGCGACAACCTCGTCTTCCTCGCTCCACCCCTCGTCATTTCCGAAGAAGAGCTCGAGGAGGGGCTCGCGCATCTGGGCAGCGCCCTGGATCAAATCTGGGGGTAA
- a CDS encoding antibiotic biosynthesis monooxygenase — MVQSSTQGLFIVHVFVHVLPEHVAAFQQATRVNAEASVKEPGIARFDVLADRDDPTRFVLVEVYRDAAAPAAHKDTAHYQVWRDTVAPMMASPRHSQRFTNLYPGDDGF; from the coding sequence ATGGTGCAGAGCTCAACCCAAGGACTGTTCATCGTCCACGTATTCGTTCACGTTCTCCCGGAGCACGTGGCGGCTTTTCAGCAGGCGACGCGCGTCAACGCGGAGGCCAGCGTGAAGGAACCCGGGATCGCCCGCTTCGACGTGCTCGCCGATCGTGACGATCCAACGCGCTTCGTACTGGTGGAAGTGTACCGCGATGCCGCAGCCCCTGCGGCCCACAAGGACACTGCGCACTATCAGGTGTGGCGCGATACGGTCGCGCCGATGATGGCTTCACCCCGACACAGCCAGCGGTTCACCAACCTTTATCCCGGCGACGACGGCTTCTGA
- a CDS encoding aminotransferase class III-fold pyridoxal phosphate-dependent enzyme: MSELQTLAASPVKIVTPPPGPAAAARIAEARAFLSPSLIHVYPLMVARASGCMVEDVDGNVFLDAQAGVAAASTGHCHPTVADAIARQARTLIHICGTDFFYPGYGELAARLGGIADGFEKAATGQASGWQTFLTNSGTEAVEAAMKLARHHTGRPNFIAFRGGFHGRSYGSLSLTASKSKYRRHFGPLLPGVFHAPYGDATFIEKELFKRTVSPDDVAAIVVEPVLGEGGYVVPNPSFLEKLRALCDTHGILLVFDEVQSGMGRTGRMLAAEHFGVVPDIFTLAKGLASGMPLGALLARKRVMTWPAGSHGSTCGGNPVCIASALATLDLLESTLVASSERVGQVLKARLTEKLMGQPQVEEVRGLGLMIGVEFNSAAEAARVAQACFRRGLLVLECGDKAIRLSPPLVITEPQAEEAASIFTAVTTDAS, encoded by the coding sequence ATGTCAGAACTCCAGACTTTGGCTGCATCGCCCGTCAAGATCGTCACGCCGCCCCCCGGCCCAGCAGCTGCCGCGCGCATCGCCGAAGCAAGGGCCTTCCTTTCGCCCTCACTCATCCACGTCTACCCGTTGATGGTCGCCCGCGCCTCAGGCTGCATGGTGGAGGACGTCGACGGCAATGTGTTCCTCGATGCGCAGGCCGGGGTGGCCGCGGCCTCTACCGGGCACTGTCATCCCACGGTGGCGGATGCCATCGCACGCCAGGCCCGCACGCTGATTCACATCTGCGGCACCGACTTCTTTTACCCGGGCTACGGAGAGCTCGCCGCGCGCCTGGGAGGGATCGCCGACGGCTTCGAGAAAGCCGCGACAGGACAGGCGTCCGGCTGGCAGACCTTTCTCACGAACTCCGGAACCGAGGCCGTCGAAGCCGCGATGAAGCTGGCCCGCCACCACACGGGCCGCCCCAACTTCATCGCGTTCCGCGGGGGCTTCCATGGGCGCTCCTACGGATCGCTCTCCCTCACCGCCAGCAAGTCGAAGTACCGCCGCCACTTCGGCCCCCTTCTGCCCGGCGTTTTTCACGCGCCCTACGGTGACGCCACGTTCATCGAGAAAGAACTCTTCAAGCGCACGGTGAGCCCCGACGACGTGGCCGCCATCGTCGTTGAACCCGTATTGGGCGAAGGCGGGTACGTGGTGCCCAACCCGAGCTTTCTCGAGAAGCTACGAGCCCTGTGCGACACGCACGGGATCCTGCTGGTTTTCGATGAGGTGCAGTCGGGGATGGGACGCACGGGGCGTATGCTGGCGGCCGAGCATTTTGGCGTGGTGCCCGACATCTTCACCTTGGCAAAGGGACTCGCCTCGGGCATGCCGCTCGGTGCCTTGTTGGCTCGCAAGCGTGTGATGACCTGGCCGGCCGGAAGCCATGGCAGCACCTGTGGCGGCAACCCTGTGTGTATCGCCTCGGCGCTCGCCACGTTGGACCTTCTCGAGAGCACGTTGGTCGCATCGTCAGAGCGTGTGGGACAGGTACTCAAGGCCCGGCTCACCGAAAAGCTCATGGGCCAACCGCAGGTGGAAGAGGTGCGCGGACTCGGCTTGATGATCGGCGTCGAGTTCAACTCGGCAGCCGAGGCCGCCCGCGTGGCGCAGGCTTGCTTTCGGCGCGGTCTTCTCGTCTTGGAATGCGGCGACAAGGCCATAAGGCTTTCTCCTCCCCTCGTGATCACGGAGCCGCAGGCAGAAGAGGCCGCCAGCATCTTCACGGCCGTGACGACCGACGCCTCATGA
- a CDS encoding aldehyde dehydrogenase family protein, with protein MGSESKVTYVTLSADDDEARAAFTRAFADVQGMLGRTTSLSIAGKTRSTRNTTTSISPIDRNVIVGHAASASRSDANDAIEAAHRAYPGWRRTPWHERASRLRDVANLIRQRRYFLAALMIVEMGKNRAEALGEVEETADLIEYYVDRMTEAEGFVRPMGRLSVSDTNTSVLRPYGVWAVISPWNFPYALLGAPAAAALLMGNTVVTKPSSESPITGAALMDLFLEAGFPEGVVNVLTGSGRVFGEALLNDARVGGVTFTGSYDVGFHQLYKGFAPDFPRPCIVEMGGKNPAIVMQSADLERAVLGVYRAAFGMNGHKCSACSRVYVHEAIADDFIDALRAKVNGSDIGNPVEREVFLGPLATEGSLADYERYAQTARSAGAVLEGGARLTEGTFGAGLFARPTLLTGLPEDHPLVKDELFVPMLHLRKVRDLDEALRFANDTKLGLTAGCFSRRQEELDRFVDEIEAGVVYLNRAAGATTGAWPGVQPFGGWKGSGSTGRNIGGLYSLGCYAREQSRTVVD; from the coding sequence ATGGGCAGCGAGTCTAAGGTCACTTACGTCACGCTGTCGGCTGATGACGACGAAGCCCGCGCCGCGTTCACGCGGGCCTTCGCCGACGTGCAAGGCATGCTCGGCCGAACCACGTCGCTCTCGATCGCGGGAAAAACACGATCCACGCGCAACACCACCACCAGCATCAGCCCCATCGATCGCAACGTCATCGTGGGTCACGCCGCCAGCGCCAGCCGATCGGATGCGAACGACGCCATCGAAGCAGCACATCGAGCATACCCCGGGTGGCGCCGCACGCCCTGGCATGAACGAGCGTCGAGGCTTCGCGACGTGGCGAACTTGATTCGGCAGCGGCGCTATTTTCTTGCGGCGTTGATGATCGTCGAGATGGGAAAGAACCGCGCGGAGGCTCTTGGCGAGGTGGAAGAAACGGCCGATCTCATCGAATACTACGTGGACCGCATGACGGAAGCCGAGGGCTTCGTACGACCCATGGGCAGACTGAGCGTCTCTGACACGAACACGAGCGTGCTGCGACCTTACGGCGTGTGGGCTGTCATCTCGCCTTGGAACTTTCCCTACGCCTTGCTGGGGGCACCCGCCGCGGCAGCGTTGTTGATGGGCAACACCGTGGTCACGAAGCCTTCGTCCGAATCACCGATCACAGGCGCCGCGCTGATGGATTTGTTCCTCGAGGCAGGCTTCCCCGAAGGCGTAGTGAACGTGCTCACCGGCAGCGGACGCGTATTCGGCGAAGCTTTGCTCAACGACGCACGGGTAGGAGGCGTCACGTTCACCGGATCGTACGACGTGGGCTTCCACCAGCTCTACAAGGGATTCGCTCCCGATTTTCCGCGTCCCTGCATCGTCGAGATGGGCGGGAAGAACCCGGCCATCGTCATGCAAAGCGCCGATCTCGAACGCGCCGTCCTGGGAGTTTACCGCGCTGCTTTCGGCATGAACGGGCACAAGTGCAGCGCATGCTCCCGGGTCTACGTCCACGAGGCCATCGCCGACGACTTCATCGACGCTCTGCGGGCCAAAGTCAACGGCAGCGACATAGGCAATCCGGTTGAACGCGAGGTCTTCCTTGGGCCCTTGGCCACCGAAGGCAGCCTGGCAGACTACGAGCGCTACGCTCAGACTGCACGAAGCGCAGGCGCCGTGCTCGAAGGAGGGGCGCGCTTGACCGAAGGGACTTTCGGCGCTGGATTGTTCGCACGCCCCACCCTGCTCACGGGTCTTCCCGAAGATCACCCGCTGGTGAAGGACGAGCTCTTCGTGCCCATGTTGCACCTCCGCAAGGTGCGCGACCTCGATGAGGCCCTGCGTTTTGCCAACGACACGAAGCTGGGTCTTACCGCGGGGTGCTTCAGCCGCAGGCAGGAGGAGCTCGATCGCTTTGTCGACGAGATCGAAGCCGGCGTTGTGTACCTGAACCGCGCCGCCGGAGCCACCACGGGCGCCTGGCCGGGCGTTCAACCCTTCGGGGGGTGGAAAGGGAGTGGGTCGACGGGAAGAAACATCGGTGGCTTGTACTCACTTGGCTGTTACGCACGCGAGCAGAGTCGCACCGTGGTGGACTAG
- a CDS encoding PhnD/SsuA/transferrin family substrate-binding protein, translating to MVLSQRPPFVYFRRRLRRVLVGASLAVLLAPALAWAKPLGFAVIDPELERGGAASSSQIDALMRRMESAAGLPAGTLRGQGFNSFESAEAQLAKGQVAFALAPAYAFAKLWKRGGVQVMGYAGGLDPKAKTYKLVARSADPVGPAIHQHPGLRLATKERDLQWLNVVFDGLLNPTRHFREIVQTQSEAEALDAVEAGKADVALVWAEHLSRHKAQVGTNRPLRIAYTSGEFPPPALLTLRGRAPGKLVKALTKALPEVCKGQDHIDVCADLGFFSLVVGPHELHPHAAYKYDKYKM from the coding sequence ATGGTCCTCTCGCAGCGCCCTCCCTTCGTGTATTTTCGACGACGGCTCCGGCGTGTTCTCGTCGGAGCGAGCCTTGCGGTGCTCCTCGCCCCCGCGTTGGCTTGGGCGAAGCCCTTGGGCTTTGCCGTCATCGATCCTGAGCTCGAGCGTGGGGGAGCCGCATCGTCCTCGCAGATCGACGCGCTGATGCGCCGAATGGAGTCGGCAGCGGGCCTTCCCGCGGGAACCTTGCGGGGGCAGGGCTTCAACTCCTTCGAGTCGGCCGAGGCTCAGCTCGCCAAGGGACAGGTCGCGTTTGCCCTGGCACCAGCGTACGCTTTTGCGAAACTTTGGAAGCGCGGCGGCGTTCAGGTCATGGGTTATGCGGGAGGGCTCGATCCGAAAGCGAAGACGTACAAGCTCGTCGCGCGCTCAGCCGATCCGGTCGGCCCCGCGATCCATCAGCACCCTGGCTTGCGCCTGGCGACGAAGGAGCGGGATCTCCAGTGGCTCAACGTGGTGTTCGACGGATTGTTGAACCCGACGAGGCATTTTCGCGAGATCGTGCAGACCCAGTCCGAGGCAGAGGCGCTCGACGCCGTGGAGGCCGGCAAGGCCGATGTCGCCTTGGTCTGGGCGGAGCATCTCTCTCGGCACAAAGCGCAGGTGGGGACCAATCGTCCGCTACGGATTGCGTACACGTCGGGGGAGTTTCCGCCGCCTGCATTGCTCACCTTGCGGGGGCGTGCCCCGGGTAAGTTGGTCAAGGCCCTCACAAAGGCACTACCAGAGGTGTGCAAAGGACAGGACCACATCGACGTTTGCGCTGACCTGGGCTTTTTCTCCCTGGTCGTCGGCCCTCACGAACTGCATCCGCACGCGGCGTATAAATACGACAAGTACAAGATGTAG
- a CDS encoding iron-containing alcohol dehydrogenase, producing MSNVEPLPSFEFACAARVVFGAGSLARLPSLVTGLGASSVLVVTGRSTARAEPSLAALRSAGLAVDTFSVRGEPTVETVRAGVLAGQGCSAVVALGGGSAIDAAKAIAILLTNRGDPLDYIEVVGRGLPLTQPSVPVVAVPTTAGTGSEVTRNAVLGVPEAKVKASIRSPFMLPAVALVDPDLLEGVPPQVVRASGLDALAQNIEPFLSAAANPLTDALAREGIRRSARSLRRAYFSQGEASTRDDLALASLLGGLCLANSGLGVVHGFAAPLGGMFDAPHGAVCAALLAASLEVNHRALQQRAPEHPSLSRLAELGALLGGKPDAQAAVAWVKALCTELDVPGLGAYGLRPDDLSAVVEKGRNASSMKKNPIVLTDAELTEILERSL from the coding sequence ATGTCGAACGTCGAGCCGCTGCCTTCCTTTGAGTTTGCCTGCGCCGCTCGGGTGGTGTTCGGTGCGGGCTCCCTGGCCCGTTTGCCCTCACTCGTGACGGGCTTGGGCGCATCGTCCGTGCTCGTGGTCACAGGCCGGAGCACGGCACGGGCTGAGCCGTCGCTCGCCGCCTTACGGTCGGCAGGCCTGGCCGTGGACACGTTCTCGGTGCGGGGCGAGCCCACCGTGGAAACCGTTCGAGCGGGGGTGCTTGCCGGCCAGGGCTGTAGCGCCGTGGTCGCCCTGGGAGGCGGCAGCGCGATCGACGCGGCCAAAGCCATCGCGATCCTCCTCACCAATCGCGGCGATCCTCTCGACTACATCGAGGTCGTCGGCCGGGGGTTGCCTTTGACCCAGCCGTCGGTGCCCGTCGTGGCGGTGCCCACGACGGCGGGCACAGGGTCGGAGGTCACGCGCAACGCCGTCTTGGGGGTCCCGGAAGCCAAAGTCAAAGCCAGCATCCGGTCGCCCTTCATGCTGCCTGCCGTGGCCCTCGTGGATCCAGACCTCCTCGAAGGGGTGCCTCCCCAGGTGGTGAGGGCGAGTGGCCTCGACGCCCTGGCACAAAACATCGAACCGTTTTTGTCGGCCGCCGCCAACCCCCTCACCGACGCCCTGGCGCGGGAGGGCATTCGCCGCTCGGCCCGTTCGTTGAGACGCGCCTATTTCAGCCAAGGCGAGGCCTCCACGCGCGACGACCTCGCCTTGGCGAGTCTGCTCGGCGGCCTCTGTCTGGCCAACTCTGGGCTGGGGGTCGTACACGGCTTCGCGGCGCCACTCGGGGGCATGTTCGATGCGCCTCATGGTGCCGTCTGCGCCGCGTTGCTCGCTGCCAGCCTGGAGGTGAACCACCGGGCCCTGCAGCAACGCGCACCCGAACACCCGAGCCTGTCGCGGCTGGCCGAGCTAGGCGCGCTGCTCGGGGGTAAGCCGGATGCGCAGGCCGCCGTAGCCTGGGTGAAGGCTTTGTGCACCGAGCTCGACGTCCCGGGGCTCGGGGCGTACGGCCTGCGACCAGACGACCTTTCCGCTGTGGTCGAAAAGGGGCGCAACGCGAGCAGCATGAAGAAAAACCCGATTGTGCTGACAGACGCCGAGCTCACGGAGATCCTCGAACGTTCTTTGTGA
- the asd gene encoding aspartate-semialdehyde dehydrogenase — translation MSKHVGIVGWRGMVGSVLLDRMIEERDFDHVEAHFFSTSQAGQPGPLVGQKATGSLQDATQVAALAKMDVIISCQGGDYTKEMHPALRKSGWKGYWIDAASTLRMDPGAVIVLDPVNESVMRKAIAAGVKDLIGGNCTVSLMLMATAELFRQGWVQWVNASTYQAASGAGAKNMRELVAQMRSIGHAASDLVDDPAASALALDKRVMETLHGETFPKKEFGAPLAASLIPYIDRAVDDGQTREEWKGMVEANKILGTNPAIPVDGVCVRVGAMRSHSQALTIKLTKDVPLDEVNDALARSNAWVRVVPNTKEDTLRSLSPAAVSGTLDVAIGRVRKMKMGNDFVSAFTVGDQLLWGAAEPLRRTLRMLID, via the coding sequence ATGTCCAAGCACGTAGGCATCGTTGGATGGCGCGGCATGGTGGGTTCCGTTCTGCTCGACCGCATGATCGAAGAGCGGGATTTCGACCACGTCGAGGCACATTTCTTCTCCACGTCGCAGGCCGGTCAACCCGGTCCCCTCGTGGGGCAGAAAGCCACGGGCTCGCTGCAAGACGCCACCCAGGTGGCGGCGCTCGCCAAGATGGACGTCATCATCAGCTGCCAGGGCGGCGACTACACGAAAGAGATGCACCCCGCGTTGCGGAAGTCGGGGTGGAAGGGCTACTGGATCGATGCGGCCAGCACGCTGCGCATGGACCCGGGGGCCGTGATCGTGCTCGATCCGGTCAACGAAAGCGTCATGCGAAAGGCGATTGCCGCTGGGGTCAAGGATCTCATTGGTGGAAACTGCACGGTGAGTCTCATGCTCATGGCCACGGCCGAGCTGTTCCGGCAGGGCTGGGTTCAGTGGGTGAACGCCTCGACCTACCAGGCGGCTTCGGGCGCAGGCGCCAAGAACATGCGTGAGTTGGTCGCGCAGATGCGCTCCATCGGTCACGCAGCGTCCGACTTGGTGGACGATCCGGCCGCCTCGGCCTTGGCCTTGGACAAGCGCGTAATGGAGACCCTGCACGGGGAGACCTTCCCAAAGAAGGAGTTTGGTGCACCGCTTGCGGCGAGCCTCATCCCATACATCGACCGGGCGGTTGACGACGGTCAGACTCGGGAGGAGTGGAAGGGCATGGTCGAGGCCAACAAGATCCTCGGCACGAACCCGGCCATTCCGGTGGATGGCGTTTGTGTGCGGGTGGGCGCCATGCGGTCGCACAGCCAGGCGCTGACGATCAAGCTGACCAAAGACGTTCCTCTCGACGAGGTGAACGACGCGCTCGCGCGTAGCAATGCGTGGGTCCGCGTCGTCCCCAACACAAAGGAAGACACGCTGCGGAGCCTCAGCCCAGCGGCGGTCAGTGGTACCCTGGACGTGGCGATCGGACGCGTCCGGAAGATGAAGATGGGCAACGACTTCGTGTCGGCCTTCACGGTGGGTGATCAACTCCTGTGGGGCGCGGCCGAGCCTCTGCGCCGCACCCTGCGCATGCTCATCGACTGA